The following are from one region of the Nicotiana tomentosiformis chromosome 7, ASM39032v3, whole genome shotgun sequence genome:
- the LOC138895530 gene encoding uncharacterized protein, translating into MYEIEAGYGTSEQDWSKKLDDTLWAYQTAFKTPIGMSPYRLVFGKACHLLVELEHKAMWVLIKLNLDWDATANLRVTHLNKLDAFQHHAYASSSLYKEKMKYLHDKYIRNKEFKVGYLVLLFNS; encoded by the exons ATGTATGAGAttgaagccggttatggaacttcggagcaag ATTGGTCAAAAAAGCTTGATGATACACTGTGGGCTTAtcagactgctttcaaaactcctatcggaatgtctccataccggttggtgtttggtaaagcttgtcatcttctggtggaacttgagcacaaagccatgtgggttTTAAtaaagttgaatcttgattgggatgcaaccgCTAACTTGCGGGTTACACATTTGAATAAATTGGATGCGTTCCAgcaccatgcatatgcaagttcatctttgtacaaagagaagatgaagtaccttcatgacaaatatattCGGaataaagagttcaaggtgggctatcttgttttgttgttcaactcatga